The following nucleotide sequence is from Candidatus Dormiibacterota bacterium.
CCCAAGGCATACCGAGCGCTTCTGTAACCTCCCTGGCGTAAGGAATCTGCGCATACAAGTCATCTGGCTGCTTTTTGCGATGCGCTTTGTACTCCGGGTAAATATCCTTGCGAAAGGTATCGCTCGATTTATCCCACGTCATTATGGCGTACTGGGGTTTAAGGTCCTGCAGCATCTTTAATAGGATTGTGGTAAAGCCGTAGACTGCATTGGTCGGAATGCCTTTTGAGTTGGTTAGGTGCGGAATAGCATGATAACCGCGATGAAACACGGCACTGCCATCCACCAGTACTAAACGGGGCTTTTTGCTCATACAAAGCATTATAACGTGAAGAGGCCTACTGTTACGCTAAAGTTTTTTGTATACTTTAAGAAATGAACGCTAGCATAATTTTAAAAGTGGCTTATACTTTTCTAATCTTAGGCGCAATTTTGTCTTTGATATCCGCAATCATTAATCTAATACCCGCTGTTATCTACGGACCGTTAGCGATACTTGGTATCTTGAATGGCAATTGGTCGAGTTTACTATATTTAGTTATTGTTTGTTTAATTTTATTAAACAGTTTTCTGCTTTTCTGGTTCGCTAGAGGCATTAAGCAGTTAAATATAAAAAGAACACGGTGGTTATTGATGTATACCCTTATACTGTTTCCATCCTTTATCTTCTATCTAAGTAACGAAAAAACTGAAAAGTTTTGGAATGGAGAGCTTGTATCCAGTGTAAAAACATATTCGGAGGCAGAATTAATACTGTTTACACTCTTCCTAGCTTTTCTACTTATACTATTTTTTAGGGCATATAAAGTAATTAAATTGAGTACCTAAATGTGAAGGGCCCCGAAAGGCTCGGGACCCTTCGGGGCTTAATGTTTTCGCCGCTGGCGAACCAGGGCCTGATGCGCCGCCCACTGCGGTATTTCAGCCACTAGAATCCGGTGACGTCCGTATGCAAATGCCAATTCATCTGTGCGCATCCAGATATCGAATTGGCTATGAGCACCGATGTGGTCCTCTCCTTTTACGATCTTGCCTTTCAGGGGTCCGCTTCGTATCTGATACCACCTACCTAGCGGCCACCAGCGCACTACAGCAACAACCCCATCACGAGGATAGCGCTGATTGGCCATTTGAGTGGTCAAGGCATAGGCCGTGCTCCTGAGCCGGTAGAAGCGCTTAGCGCGTACCTTCCAGGGATGTTTTCGGCGCTTTTTAGGGCGCCCATTGATTTTGGACGCAGCCCGGTCTTGCCGAACTCTATCTTCTACAACCGGCGCCTCAGCGCTAGGCTGTACAGTGGTGTTGGCCTGCCCGAAGGCAGACGTAGCACTCAGCGCAAAGAAAAGCGCGAGAACTGTTACGGTTGACTGTCGCACTTGCTACTCCTTGATCGGATTGGGAAATCCCTCTCTCCTCAGGTTGTTATGGGTGCGGCAATCGCTCTTGGCAGTCTCTCGCGGCCGTCTTTGACGACCGGGCTACTTAAAGCCGTACGAGATCTACAGCGATCACCTTCCCGGCTGAGTGCCGGGATGGAGCAACTTGCGGAAGGTAGTACCTCCATGGGTTGTGGACAATCTAATTCCAGACTAACAGATTAAAGTAACGGTTCAAGCCCAAGCGTTATCTAAGGTAATCTTTCAGTTTTTTGCTCTCACGGTGCTTACGCAGCTTAGCCAGTGCTTTGGCCTCAATCTGCCGAATGCGTTCGCGGGTCACGCCGAACTCCAGCCCCACCTCTTCCAGTGTGTGGCTGCGTCCATCCTCCAGCCCGAAGCGCATTCTGAGTATCTTCTGCTCGCGCGGGGTTAAGAGGGCAAGTACTTCATTCACATGCTCTTTTAAGAGCTGGTGAGTGGCTAGTTCTTCGGGCGTCATAGATTCTTCGTCGGGAATGAACTCACCTAAGTTAGAATCGCCATCATCGCCCACCGGTGCCTCAAGTGAGACAATATCCTGCTTGATCTTGAGAATATGATTCACCTTATCAACATCAATCTCCATCTCGGCCGCAATCTCCTCTGGTAGCGGGTCGCGCCCCAGTTCTTGCACCAGACGGCGCTGGGTGCGAATGAGCTTATTAATAGTCTCTACCATATGCACCGGAATTCGGATCGTCCTGGCTTGGTCGGCAATGGCACGAGTAATAGCCTGGCGGATCCACCAGGTAGCGTAGGTCGAAAACTTAAAGCCCTTGGTGTAATCGAACTTCTCAACCGCGCGCAGTAAACCGGCTGAACCTTCTTGGATAAGATCGAGTAAGTCCAGCCCGCGGCCAATATATTTCTTGGCAATCGAGACTACCAGGCGCAGGTTGGCCTCTACCATTTTGTCTTTTGCAGCTTTATCACCTTTAGCTATCCGCTTGGCCAGCTCAACTTCTTCTTGGGCGGTCAAAAGCGGCACCCGGCCTATTTCTCGTAAGTAGAGGCGCACTGAGTCATCGGCAATATCTTTGGCGTAATCCTCATTTGCATCTTCGGCAGAGTCCTCTTCAGCCACCTCCCATATGAGACGCTCTTTTTGATCGGTCAGCTCAACGCCGTTTTCTAGTAAAGCAGCATAGAGCTCATCGAGCTCCTCCAGGTTTTCCTCGGCGTCTGGAAAAACCTGCGAAACTTCCTGCTGGGTTACAAACCCTTGCTCTTTGCCTTTTTGAATCAATCTTTCTATTTCCGG
It contains:
- the rpoD gene encoding RNA polymerase sigma factor RpoD; the protein is MARKAAKQEPEEEKTSYSPEIERLIQKGKEQGFVTQQEVSQVFPDAEENLEELDELYAALLENGVELTDQKERLIWEVAEEDSAEDANEDYAKDIADDSVRLYLREIGRVPLLTAQEEVELAKRIAKGDKAAKDKMVEANLRLVVSIAKKYIGRGLDLLDLIQEGSAGLLRAVEKFDYTKGFKFSTYATWWIRQAITRAIADQARTIRIPVHMVETINKLIRTQRRLVQELGRDPLPEEIAAEMEIDVDKVNHILKIKQDIVSLEAPVGDDGDSNLGEFIPDEESMTPEELATHQLLKEHVNEVLALLTPREQKILRMRFGLEDGRSHTLEEVGLEFGVTRERIRQIEAKALAKLRKHRESKKLKDYLR